In Thermodesulfobacteriota bacterium, the genomic stretch AAAACAATGAATTATTTTGACACTCACAGATTTAAGCGTTAAAATAACATACGTTGAAGGATAAATTGAATTCTCAAAAAAACTTGCTATCAACGATTACAGGTTAAAGATTAATAAGTAATTTTATAATATTCAATCGTTAAAAGGAGGGGTATTCAATGCCACATGAGTTACCGCCATTACCATATGGATATGACGCCCTGGAGCCTCACATAGACGCTCGTACAATGGAGATTCATCATACAAAGCATCATCAGGGATATGTGAATAATTTAAACAGTGCTCTTGAAAAGCATCCTGAACTTGAGAAAAAAAGTGTAGAAGATTTGTTGAAGGATTTAAGTTCTATTCCTGAAGATATACGAACTGCGGTTAGAAACAATGGTGGTGGACATGCCAATCACTCAATGTTTTGGCCGATTATGAGTCCAGATGGCGGTGGTGAGCCTGGAGGGGAATTGGCTGGCGCTATAAATTCATCCTTTGGTAGATTCTCAGATTTTAAAGAGCAATTTTCAAAGGCAGCAGCGGGCAGGTTTGGAAGTGGATGGGCATGGCTTTGCGTGGATCGAGGCGGGAAACTGACAATCACCTCTACTCCAAATCAAGACAATCCGGTGTCTGACGGATTAAGGCCGGTTCTCGGTCTCGATGTTTGGGAACATGCCTATTATCTTAAATATCAAAACAGGAGACCTGAATATATTTCGGCGTGGTGGAACATTGTCAATTGGAAACAGGTCGCAAAGAATTACTCGGCCGTAAAATAGGTATTTTAGGTTTGCAGTCCGATAATTAGCGGTAACCGGAAGGTTTTTGTACGTTGTTGCTTTATGATTGGTGAGGTGTAGAAAACTCATTTAGAGTTTGGATTAATGGATTAAATGAACCCTTTGATTCTATTACACTCTCTATTTTAAGCAAGGGCACTAACGTATCAGGTTGAGGTTATTTAAGAAAAGTGCTCGTGTTTTTATACTGGTTCTGCATAAGATTCCAATCGAGAGTGGGTAAGCAAGCTAAAGTACTAGAGAAGATTTGTTTTAAGTATTTCGTAATCAGAGAAAACTGGAACGGGTGAATTATATTGGGAATTAAGAGCTTCGACTCCGACGACACAGTTTCATCTGTCAATGATAATATGGGTTTTACAAATGATTTAGAAACCTATAGGTCTCCAAATTTCAAAGGGAAACTAATTGATGTGGATGATTCTGAGTCTGATATTGAACCCAATGGCTCAGATTGCGTAGAATTTGAGAAGAGCAGTAGGATTCCGGATGAGCAGTATAGGCTTATGTATTATTATTTCAGGGATATGGCAAATGAACCCTTGCTAAAACCAAGGGAAGAGATTGAAGTTTCAGCTAAGATAAAAAGATGTGAACAGAAGTCCAAAGAAATAAAACTGGTTGTTAATAGGCTTCAAAATAAAATCGAATCAAGAAACAATGAAAGGATCAGGCATCGGAGATTGAAGCCAAAGGACCTTTCCAGGAAGATCATAATATTAAATGCCCTTGATAAGGTATATTCTGAAAAGGCTAAACTTCTTAAATGTAGATTCATTAAGTCGAACTTGAGATTAGTTGTGGCAATGGCTAAGAGATATATCAGCGTGGGTCTTCCGATTTCGGACTTAATACAAGAGGGTAATGTCGGGCTGATGAGGGCCGTGGAGAGATTTGATCATACCAAAGGGTTTAAGTTTTCGACATACGCTTCATGGTGGATCCGTCAAGCTATGTTCAGGTCTCTTCAGGAGCAGACCAGAACAATAAAGGTGCCGGTATATTTGTTGGAGCAATCTAATAAGATATTGAGGATAAGTTCAAATCTGCGTAAGAAACATGGGAGGAGTCCAACTCCTGAAGAGATATCTAACATCTCCGGGGTTTCTGTAGATGTCATAAAGCGTATTTTAAAATCAACAAATGATGCTGTTAGCTTAGATTCGCCAATTCTTCGAGGTGAGAAAACAACTCTCCTCGATTTTATTATCGATGAGGAATCTCCCGCCCCTGAATTAATTAGGACAAGGGTGATGCTTTTTGAAAGGATAAGGCAAGCTTTAACATTACTTACTCCTAGAGAAGAAGAGATACTCAGGCTGAGATTCGGAATAGACCAAAATACAACTTACACGTTGGATGAAATTGGAAAGATATTTAATCTTACACGTGAACGAATTAGGCAGATCGAAAAAGCGGCACTGGAAAAACTATCCGACTCCGATATGAAGGATATACTTCGAAGTTTTATAAATTAATTGTGTAGATTGAATCCCTGAACGTGAGTCAAGTTTTCAGAGTAACCTGAATTTCTTCTAAAGGTATTTTTTTCATCCAATATATTCATGAATTTTTTACTGGCGGCGGGAGGAATCGAACCTCCGACAAAGGCCTTATGAGAGCCCTTATGGGTTATTGTAACTTTCTTTAATCATTAAGTAATTTAGCCCTAACTAGGTGACTTGTGTTCATGTAGGGTTTATTCGGAGCGAAATTGACGCTTTCAATGGCTCTCTTTTTATGCTCAGGTGTAGGGTGGGAGTAACGCTTGGTCATAACAATTGACCTATGCCCTAATAGCTCCTGAACGGTAACCAGGTCAACTCCATTCATAACAAGCCTTGTAGCAATTGTGTGTCTTAAGTCATGGAACCTACAACGGGATATCTTGGCTTTATTTAAAGCAGTTTCAAAAGCACTCTTGATTTCTTTGACAGGGCTGCCTTTGTAATTAAAGACATATTCACTGGAAGCATTTTCCTGTAACTCAGTCAATGTTTGCAGTAATGTTTCGTTGATTGGTATAAATCTAAACTCAAAGTTTTTGGTATCTCTCACGGTGATGGTTCTCTGTTTTAAGTTAACGTCCTCCCATTTAAGGCCTAGAATTTCGCTTCTCCTCATGCCTGTGCTAACGGCACAAATTAGGATTGGTTTAAGGTGCGGAGCGGCTACTTCATATAGTCTTAAGAAATCCTCTTCACGTAGAATTTGCATGCGTTGGTTAGAGACCTTAAAGAACTTTACACCCTTCACGGGATTAGCACTAGCTAGACCCCACTCTATCGCTAGGTTAAACATTCTCTTAAGCACGGTTAACTCTCGATTGATATTTCCCAGCGTCTTGCCCTCATCTTTCCTTTTAGCCTTGAACTGCTCGACAGACCATGAGGTAATATCATCTATACTATGCCCTTTGAAGAATCGTAACAGTGCCTTGCATATAGTTACGCTTCTCTTATAAGAGCGATGATTTGCTTTTGAATAGTCCAAGTACTTCTCCACTAGCTTTTCAAAGCCGATTGCCGGTCTCTTGCTCTTAAGATTAAACCTGTCCTGTACCACCTCACCCATCCTTGCCTTCAATGCTTGCTCGGCTTGACCTTTGGTTATCAAAGCTGTAGAGCCTATCTTCTCTCTGATTTGTTTACCATCCGCATAATAGGCGATATACCAGCTTTTGCCTCTCTTGTAGATGCTGCCCGTACCCCACGCTCTTCGCTTAGCCATTTATCATTTACCTCCCTTTTTTAGGATCTGTTTCGATTGATACACTTTTAATTAAATTATCCTTTTCCATTGCCTGTCTTATCCAATAACGGACAAGGTCTGAGGAAGTCATTAAATTTTCTTCTGCATAGTTAGTTAAGAACTTAAATTCCTTTGGATGCAACCAGACTTGAAATAACTTTGTTCTTATTCTTTTTTCCCTCATGTAATGTTATTATAAATACATTTGATTTGATTGTAAATATCATTGGGATAAAAGGGAAATTTATATAACCTTAATCCAGAACTCTTTTCTAGTATGATAAAAAATCAAAAATCGTGCTATTATTTCCATGTTATATGAGTAAAAATTACGAGTCCTATAAAGAAACTTGTCACATACTAAATCAGGCAATCGGTGCTCTAGTTATTCATAGGGGAGATATAAGAATACGTCTTATAAACGCATATGTGTTTCACTTGTTTAAATTGGAAGTTGATGATTTCCCTTGTGAACTTAGAAAGCAATTTAAGTGGGTTAAATCGCAATTAATAAATGAGGGCCGTCTAAAAAAATATGTATACCGAGGTAATTTAATAGACCAATTAAAACGGTCTCTCCACGGAAGAAGGTATAAAACACTTGAGAGGATTGCGGAAGCTATACTTGATATCCGTGCCCGATTAGGTGACTACTTAGAGAATTAAAAGCCCCCTAATGCGTAATTATTATAAAATGTAGGAGACACACCTTAACCTGATATGATGATATTGACCTTACTTATAGAGTAGTTGACTCCGATTTTATTTATCCATTTATGAATGCCTGCCTTTAGGGTCTTCGGGTATGGGTATAGGATGTAACTTTATTTTGGTTCTAATTAGAGTTCGTGGTTTATGTATGTCATTCCAATTCTCCATAATAAACTTAGAGTCAGATTTAGTATTTACATAACCTTCATGATGTGACGCACAATCTATTGAGACTCTTAATGCATCTTCAATTTCTGGGTCTAGATATAAGCAATTTTCAGAAAGCCAATCTTGCATCTCAAAGTAAGCTTTATTTAGTTCATCTCGGTTATCATATATTTTGCTCGTAACTTTGTACCAGTGAGCGTATGCTTTTTGGTGTGCATCTACTATCTTGTCATATGCTATTAACTCTAACTTTTCTTTTCTTTGTCTTTCTGAGATAAGGTAGTTTGAAAATGAAGTGACCATTGCTCCAATTATTACCCCTAATAATCCAACGATAGCAACATTATCTAATTTTAACAATACTAATATGAGCCAAGCAACTGTAAATCCTAATGCAAATGCTATTATATTGGAGATGTTTGTAACTATCTTCTCTCTAATCAAAGTTATAATTTTCATATTAACATTCTAAGATTTTATTTATTTGATTTCTAGGTGTAATATGCTGCTCCCCAGTAGCCATGTAGTGGAGCTTTTTTCACGAGGCACTTATCTTTTTGTTATATGCCTTATACAGGCGACGTAACTCTTTTCGTTGCGACTTCAATAATGCTTACGTTTTATGGTTTCAGGAACACGATGGGCTTTTTGGGGTGTTGTTCCGTATTTTCTCATAGTTACGTGCTTTTGACGTAAAGGGATATTTTTAAGTATACTCCTATACAAGTAAAAGGGTGATAGGTGTTTGCATAACACCACATACTGGGGGCGTTTATACGAACTTTAGTTCGTCTAATTATTAGTTAGCCATAAAATCGTAAACATTGGATGATGATAATGAATGCACCAAAGTGTTTCATTAGTTATTCATGGGATAATGATAATCATAAAGATTGGGTTAGATTTTTAGCTTCTGAGTTAAGAGCTAGAGGGATCGATGCAAGACTTGATCAGTGGGATACTAAGCTGGGAATAAACCTTCCAGAGTATATGGAAACCTCAGTTCGTGAATCTGAATACGTCTTACTTATATGCACACCCTTGTTTGCTGAAAAAGCGAATAAGGGTTCTGGGGGTGTAGGCTATGAAAAAACAATTGTAACTGGCGAAATATTTTCTGGTGTATCATCCAAGACAAAATTTATCCCTGTTCTTCGTAGTGGTAGCGAATCTGAAGCCATTCCTTCGTATCTCAGGGGTAAATTTTATATCGATTTTAGAAATGATCAGAATTTTAATGATTCAATTGATAAATTAATAAGAAATATTTTTGATGCTCCAGAACACCCACCTCCACCGATTGGAAATCGGCCAAAATTTAATACACAGAGTGCTGGAGTGCGATCGGCACAGAAGGAGGTTCACTTTGACATTACGCGCTTTAGTAATGCATTTGAATATGCTATAAGCTACAATGGGTTAAGAATGGGAAGAGATGAGGCGCGTCAATGGGCTCTACGAAGATTGGAAGAATAAACAATAGTTCGCTAACATTTGCTTCAGCCGGCCCCTAAGCGGCGGCGCGATTTTCGGGTTTGCTGGTTTCGGCACAGTTATGTTCATTTTATACGCTTGAGTTGTGAAAATTCGCGGCGGCTGAGCAAAAGTATCTGGAAGAATACTTAAATTTGGTCGGAAAGGTACTAATTGACTTTGAATACATTGAACTCGCACTGAAACTCTATATCGCTGAAACGTATGCCACTATCTCCTCTCGACTAGAGGGGATCGTAACCTTCAAATATGGCTGGGAAGATGTAGAAAACGAACCACTTGACAGGCTCCTGAATCAATTCTCAAAGATCAGTTCCGATCATCAGCTCGTTAAAGGTCTTGGTCTTCTTCAAAAGGAGCGGAATAAGTTGGCGCATCAGGCATACGTCTTAACGTTGGAAGAACAGTCAGATCGTGACCACCTTGAAAAGGAATATGCACGTATTACAAAGCCAAAGTCCAAGACTAAGGCGTTAGTTGTGAGAACGATGGAAGCGTGCAAAGTGCTCGAAAGTCCATTCTCGAAAACAACAAGAAAAAGTGGGAATACGTGACACATCTTGACTATTTAAAATTATGCTAATGAGTTAAATCTATAAATATGTGTATATCTAAATAGATACTGTTTGTTATTGCTAGCATTAGCCATAATACCCTATTATTGCCCCCAGCTCGAGGCATTCGAGCTTTTTTCACGAGGCACTTATCTTTTTGTTATATATTAATATTATTGTCTATTAAAAATAGCGACCTCTCCGGGGCAGGGATATACCCCTTTAAAGCACGCTACGCTGACCGAGACGAGCCTCTATCCCGGTGGCTAATAGTAAATAGTGATAAAAATAAATTAGTAAGTTTAGAATGCCGTTGAATCCGGAGTTATCTTTCTTGGCAAAAGCACTCTACTTTGTGTAGCTTCGCCTTTAGGTAACTTAACTTGTCGTCCTCTAAGTTTCTTGATTACTTATTACATGAAGGAGGGGTACATATCTGTGTTCAATATGTGTTTGTAGTGTGTTTATTCTATGGAAAAACCTACCATATAGGAGAAAGATATTGAAAAGTATTGAAACTGGGAATATAGAGGCTTATTTCTCTTAACTTCTTGAAATCAAATAAGAATCTTTTGTTTATAATGGGTTATTTTTACTGGCGGCGGGAGGAATCGAACCTCCGACAAAGGCCTTATGAGAGCCCTGCTCTACCTCTGAGCTACGCCGCCAAGGTTAGTATTTGGAGTATGTTTCAAGCCAACATAAGGATATTTAACAGTTTTTCTACGCGGGGTTTATTTTTATATGTTGATCTGGTCAGTATATCATGGCGGGTCTAACTTTCAAGACGAAACTAGCTTTTTTGTAACAAATTGGGGGTATTAGAAGCGAAATAAATTTTCCTCTTGACAGATTAAGTAACGTACTTTATAATCACTTTTAAATTTAAATTTTCAACTTAATGCACTTCATCCTTTATCCTCCTTTAAAGTGGGAATGTTTCTAAATCTGGGAGCATTCCCTCTTAATTCATAAAAATAGCTTCGTTTAAGATTTAATGGTTACTTTAAACTTAAGTATTTAGATGGATTTAGTTTTTTGCCGTTTTTTATTATTTCGTAGTGCAGGTGTGTTCCAGTGGATCTTCCTGTGGAACCTGCGTTACCAATTAGATCTCCACTCTTAACCCTTTGTCCTTCGTCTACATCTACCTTCGTTAGGTGTCCATAAAGTGTTTGATATCCATTTTCGTGATTGATTATGACGGTATTTCCATAACTGTAATACCAACCTGCGTTAGTAACTAATCCATCAGCAGTCGCAAAAACTGGTTGTCGAGGTTTCGCTTCGAAGTCTATTCCGGAGTGAAAAGCCGGGGCAGCTCTAAAAGGATCCATTCGATATCCAAAACCTGATCTGACATCGGATTTTATGATGGGCTTACCCAAGGGAAAACTCTTAATCGTATTAAACATTTCATATATATCCTTTTCCATGTTATCAAGATAGGATAAATCCAATCCGTCGGCCGGGATGTACTCACCTCCCACGGCCAATTCTCTCTTTATACCCTTTCTGTCAAGTAACTCTTGCATTTCCAAGAGTTTCTTTTCGATTTCTATTAACCTGGATTTCAATACAAGTTCATCCTTGCTCATTTCATTTAATACATTGGACTGACTTTTTAGTTGGTCGGCCAGTTCTCTTTTCTGATGGGTACTTATTTCAGCTTTTTTGTAAAATTTATATGCAATAATGAAAGATAGAAGTGATACCAACGTGAGTCCAAAAAACGTGATCAGCATTATTTTAATGTGGTACAGTTTTATGTTAAGGAATTTTGGTACCGTGCATTCAAATTTAAATAAATGAATTTTAAGATTTTCCCGCGTCATCACCCATCCTCCTTTACAATAAGGTTAAATTATTGACCTATAAAGCGATTGATCCCCGGACTATGTTTGTGATTCTAAAATTTCGGGAACCAATATAACATATTTTAAAAGAGGTTTACAATACCAGATTTAAACAATTGAAATTTTGCTCCTATGTAGGAGGGTGCAGACCATGCATAATACTTCAAAAAAGAAACAGATTCAAAAGAAGACCCATATTACTATTCAAACTACTTTGGCGTATCTCGTTTATGATCTTGCGATGGTGTTATTTATATAGTGTCAGTATAGAATTGACTCAAGAGCGATTGTGAAAGTCATCTTAAAAATTCTTTAACAGTCGATGTGGGTTTGAAAGTTGATATGGTACTGAAATTCCTTATTACTTTCTCATTAGCGATAAATTTTGTCGCAGCCTCAAATGCGGGGGCGAAAATAGTGGTAAGCGATGCCTGGATAAGAGAATTACCCCCTAGCTCGTCGGTTACAGCGGCATACATGATTATTGAAAATCTTGGCAACGATGATGACAAGCTCACAGGGATTAATGCTAGCTTCGCGGGGCACGCAGGGATTCATACAACCCAGATCGACAATAATGGAATTGCACAGATGAAGATATTACGAGAACTGGTAATACCATCAGGTAAAAAGGTAGTATTAGAACCGGGTGGAACGCATATAATGCTCACTGACATAACTGAACCAATTAAAAGGGATGATACGCTAAAGCTAGAGTTAATGTTTGAAAGAGAGGGAATGAAAGAGATTAGTGTGAAGGTTAAGGGATTAACTGGTGACTAGCTGATGGGACCTAGATTCTAATATAATTAGAATCTCAATTTGCTATTTAACCAATCCATTGAGTAGAGACTACTTTAAGTCATTGTAAGATCTGATAAAAAATCTCCCGGTTACCACGGACGCAAGTTCTCCCGCAAGGGCAGGTGGGTACTTATCAAATAATAGTTAAAGACCGGTTTGGGAATTCAAGGGAAGCTACTATTCCTAAAGGACAGACTACCACAGTTAGTGAGGGTAGAGACGGGGAGCTTCGGATTAATATCCATATAATCATAATCTGTAGAATCCTTCAACATGTTCACTACGCAAAAAGTAATATTTGTTATTCATTCGCTTCTTCCCATGCTTTCCACAGTTCTTCTATATTTTGACTTCTAGCAAAGTCCTCTTTGTAGTGTTGAGGATTAATCTGCCAACTCATGAATCTATGGAATACAATACTAAGCTTTTCCTTTACCAAGTAAGGATCAAATCCCCAAAACATATCCCATGTTCCACCCAAGGGAAAAAAGATTTTGTAGAAAAGGACCTGCTTTGGTTCTAATCTATCATATGAAATCAACCCTGTCCGAACAAAGCCATAACCCATTCCGAAATTAAAGGCTAAATTTTCACTGTTAAGCCCAAGCCTTTTTGCTGCCATCATAGCAAGCACGGTAAATACATACAAGGCTTCGGATGTAGCATATCCATATTGGGAAAGCTTCTCATCCATCTTAATAATTTTTGACATAAGCCATTCATATTCTTCTCCAATAAGCCACTTAAAATCCTTCAGATCCTCGTAGTTAAACTCCCCTATATCACCGCACATCTCAAAGGAGCATCTCAAGTCCTCCCATTCTCTTGTGATTATCTGATAGGTTTTATTTAGTGAAATCGGTAAACTAAATGACATATTTCTCATTGTTTTCCCCTTCTAATTAATTAGTTTTCCCGTATCAAAGGCGTTAAGACGTGATCCATATAAATGGTGCACCTACGATAATTTAGTCACCCTCCACCTACCATTACTAAAGCGGGCAATTTTCATGCCAGTAGTTATAAATTTGATTGCGCAATAATTAAAGATAGTTATGACTGCAAGAAAACGAATTTATAACACAATGTGCAAGGATACACGGCTTCAGGTGTGAAAATTTCAACACCTTTAAACCATCAGATCAATTTATCAAATGAAACAAAAACTATCTTTGTAACTTGGAAGAGAGGTTAGATAAGATAGAAAATTCATTCGATAGCGGAGGCAGTGACACAAAAAGAATTGGGGCAGTTCCACAGATGACATGTTTACCAACTAACAAAGCAGAACAGACGATAATAGACGGTATCGACAGAATTGCGAAAGGCATCCAGAATTAATTGCTATAACCACGATTTCACCTATCAGACGGTGTAAGTTGAAGTGGCAATCTATCTATTCCGTAAAGACATAGTACCACTTTCCGCACTAAGTATGGCTATTAAGCCATAGAAGGCCTCAGTTAGCGGGCAATTTCTAGGGATTTTTGTAAGAGGATTTGGGGAACAGCCCGTTGATTTTTGACCCCTCTTAGTTCAAAATTTACTTACAAGGAAGTGATGAGAAGAAAGAAATAAAGTAAAGGCGTAATGAGAGATAATTTAACTAAAGCAATTGTTTCTGCTCTAACTTTAATCCTGATATTTGCTTTTGTAGTAAGTTGTGACGATGACGATGGGGAATGCAATTTTGACTTTGACGATATTTTAAACGGCTCTACGAGACCATCACAGACATCCGAGTGGGATTGCGTGGGAGATGGGGAGGTATTTTCTGTAGCTTTCTTTGAGGACGAAACAGGGTTTGACAGTGATTTGGGGCCATTTACATGGGAGAGGAGCGGTTGTAGGAGTCTAGTCTTCTTTTCAGGTTTTGGTGTGGGAGAAATATTTGACCTGCAAGGTTCAATTGATTCAGGCATTATCAGTTTTGCTCAGACTATAGATCGAGATTTTTTTGATGTTGCGTGTGAGTTGGATACAACTCCGGAAGATACAATCTGAGCCTTCTATAATAAATTCGAGCAATAATTAATAACCTATCTGTTAAGTTTGGAATAAAAGCATACCCTCATATTATTCGGATCCTGTCTGCAATGGCTGGTGGCGTCTTGACAAGGTTAGTGATTAATTGAGAATTTTGCCGAAATATTCTCATAGTTGTGAGATAAGTGGTTGGTAATCAAAAAGCTATCTGACATTATCTGTCAGGTGGAGTATTGGTAAGTACAATTTAGGTTTACGTCTAGAGAGTCAATTTGGGCTTGTTCGTCTTTGTGAGATTTTCGACGGAATCGTTTACGATGGGAACAGCCCCTAGAACTTGGACATATTTTGTTTGGTAACTCAGTGCTCCCCCCCCATTGTTTTCTTCCTTAATTTTTACTAAATTTCTTCTAACCTATCCTTAATGGGGAGCAGTATATGGGATACTTTTGACTGACGCTTATAGTTCGAGAGGAAATAGATTGTGCTCATCTTACGTTGCTACATGCTTCAATTAAGTTTATAAGGTCAACGAGTAGTTAGATATGTAACGATAATTAAATCAGTTGGCATACTGACCTCTAAACTGACCGGTGTCTATAAGCATGATATTCATGCCAAAAGAGGTATTCATGACCTTTATGAATTCGTTAGCTATTAATGCATATCCGGCATTATTTGGATGGACTCCATCAAGACTGAACGCAGTATTCACATTGTCGATCAGTACGAATTCTCCTGTAAAACCATCAACACCTTGGTTGTTAATCTTGAATAGTAAATCATTAGCATCAACTACCGGCACATTCAATTCGAATGCAATATTAGAGATTGATTCATTAAACTCAGCGACAGTATTTTGAATAGTTTCGTCCTCCGAAACTGTCAATGTAAACTCACCATTAAAGGGCATGCCGGAGGGAACTAAGCCATTATCTTGAATTTCAATAACTAACTGCTCGGCATCATCCATTGTAAATCCTAGGTCAATAAGTGCATTCGCATCTGGAATTCCAACCCCATTATTTTCATACGGCCTGCGGGATGAAAGTAATAGATGAACCACATCGCTCTCATCGGTCAGAATAGGAATAAATAGACCATCCCCGAAATCGATAGGCTGAAAATTCTGATCATACAATACCGGGACAGGGGTGTTAATTCCCAAGGCCGGAATGGTTGTGAAAATCCTATCGAAAAAGTTAATGAAAGGAATATCTACAACATCGGGAATATTAGCAACCACTATCGACGCGGATGTGTTGTTTCGTAATTTTGACAGTGAGTCTCTATACTCAGCATCGAACTCTTGTTCGGGTGTAATCCTATTCAGGTCACCCCCGTGTAATGCAGCACTTATAACATCATTACCTCCAATCCAAAACGAAATGATCTCAGGATCTAAATCGATAGCCTGATCTAGCTGTGAACCCATTCCTCGTAAAATTAAGAAACGCAGATCATCAATTCTTGCATCATCATCGATGTCAAAAAGGGCATCACCCGGAATTCCCAAGTTGTCGTATGGTCTTGGCAACAGCGGATTTATTGCCAAATCGAAAATATCTTCGAGCTGTAAATCGTCTTCTACGATTTCACCATTTCTAAACA encodes the following:
- a CDS encoding superoxide dismutase; the encoded protein is MPHELPPLPYGYDALEPHIDARTMEIHHTKHHQGYVNNLNSALEKHPELEKKSVEDLLKDLSSIPEDIRTAVRNNGGGHANHSMFWPIMSPDGGGEPGGELAGAINSSFGRFSDFKEQFSKAAAGRFGSGWAWLCVDRGGKLTITSTPNQDNPVSDGLRPVLGLDVWEHAYYLKYQNRRPEYISAWWNIVNWKQVAKNYSAVK
- a CDS encoding RNA polymerase sigma factor RpoD/SigA encodes the protein MGIKSFDSDDTVSSVNDNMGFTNDLETYRSPNFKGKLIDVDDSESDIEPNGSDCVEFEKSSRIPDEQYRLMYYYFRDMANEPLLKPREEIEVSAKIKRCEQKSKEIKLVVNRLQNKIESRNNERIRHRRLKPKDLSRKIIILNALDKVYSEKAKLLKCRFIKSNLRLVVAMAKRYISVGLPISDLIQEGNVGLMRAVERFDHTKGFKFSTYASWWIRQAMFRSLQEQTRTIKVPVYLLEQSNKILRISSNLRKKHGRSPTPEEISNISGVSVDVIKRILKSTNDAVSLDSPILRGEKTTLLDFIIDEESPAPELIRTRVMLFERIRQALTLLTPREEEILRLRFGIDQNTTYTLDEIGKIFNLTRERIRQIEKAALEKLSDSDMKDILRSFIN
- a CDS encoding site-specific integrase, giving the protein MAKRRAWGTGSIYKRGKSWYIAYYADGKQIREKIGSTALITKGQAEQALKARMGEVVQDRFNLKSKRPAIGFEKLVEKYLDYSKANHRSYKRSVTICKALLRFFKGHSIDDITSWSVEQFKAKRKDEGKTLGNINRELTVLKRMFNLAIEWGLASANPVKGVKFFKVSNQRMQILREEDFLRLYEVAAPHLKPILICAVSTGMRRSEILGLKWEDVNLKQRTITVRDTKNFEFRFIPINETLLQTLTELQENASSEYVFNYKGSPVKEIKSAFETALNKAKISRCRFHDLRHTIATRLVMNGVDLVTVQELLGHRSIVMTKRYSHPTPEHKKRAIESVNFAPNKPYMNTSHLVRAKLLND
- a CDS encoding toll/interleukin-1 receptor domain-containing protein, which encodes MNAPKCFISYSWDNDNHKDWVRFLASELRARGIDARLDQWDTKLGINLPEYMETSVRESEYVLLICTPLFAEKANKGSGGVGYEKTIVTGEIFSGVSSKTKFIPVLRSGSESEAIPSYLRGKFYIDFRNDQNFNDSIDKLIRNIFDAPEHPPPPIGNRPKFNTQSAGVRSAQKEVHFDITRFSNAFEYAISYNGLRMGRDEARQWALRRLEE
- a CDS encoding M23 family metallopeptidase, encoding MTRENLKIHLFKFECTVPKFLNIKLYHIKIMLITFFGLTLVSLLSFIIAYKFYKKAEISTHQKRELADQLKSQSNVLNEMSKDELVLKSRLIEIEKKLLEMQELLDRKGIKRELAVGGEYIPADGLDLSYLDNMEKDIYEMFNTIKSFPLGKPIIKSDVRSGFGYRMDPFRAAPAFHSGIDFEAKPRQPVFATADGLVTNAGWYYSYGNTVIINHENGYQTLYGHLTKVDVDEGQRVKSGDLIGNAGSTGRSTGTHLHYEIIKNGKKLNPSKYLSLK
- a CDS encoding copper chaperone PCu(A)C, with amino-acid sequence MKVDMVLKFLITFSLAINFVAASNAGAKIVVSDAWIRELPPSSSVTAAYMIIENLGNDDDKLTGINASFAGHAGIHTTQIDNNGIAQMKILRELVIPSGKKVVLEPGGTHIMLTDITEPIKRDDTLKLELMFEREGMKEISVKVKGLTGD
- a CDS encoding SGNH/GDSL hydrolase family protein, with the translated sequence MIKNLFTLIILVNLLIFTGCDETDDVVNDIVDSGPRKYVAVGDSLTTGVQSNGLVIDFQQHSFPFFIAQQLGVGDFEQPLIGRPGIGANPGKTPLMFRNGEIVEDDLQLEDIFDLAINPLLPRPYDNLGIPGDALFDIDDDARIDDLRFLILRGMGSQLDQAIDLDPEIISFWIGGNDVISAALHGGDLNRITPEQEFDAEYRDSLSKLRNNTSASIVVANIPDVVDIPFINFFDRIFTTIPALGINTPVPVLYDQNFQPIDFGDGLFIPILTDESDVVHLLLSSRRPYENNGVGIPDANALIDLGFTMDDAEQLVIEIQDNGLVPSGMPFNGEFTLTVSEDETIQNTVAEFNESISNIAFELNVPVVDANDLLFKINNQGVDGFTGEFVLIDNVNTAFSLDGVHPNNAGYALIANEFIKVMNTSFGMNIMLIDTGQFRGQYAN